GTGTTCGACAAGAAGATGGACTGGCTGTTCTTTCCCGAACAGTGCCGCCATTGCGTCGAGCCCCCCTGCAAGGGCCAGGCGGACGTGGACCTGGAAGGCGCCGTGCTGAAGGACGAGGCGACCGGGGCCGTCATCTTCACCGAACTCACCGCCAAGGTGGACGGCGAGATGGTGCGTTCCGCCTGCCCCTACGACATCCCGCGCCGCGACGCGGCCACCGGCCTGCTGTCCAAGTGCGACATGTGCAATGACCGGGTGCAGAACGGCCTGCTGCCCGCCTGCGTGAAGACCTGCCCCACCGGGTGCATGAACTTCGGCGACGAGGCGGACATGACGGAACTGGCCAACAAGCGTCTGGCCGAAGTGAAGAAGAAGCACCCCAAGGCCGTCCTGGGCGACCCCAACGACGTGCGCGTGGTGTACCTGTTCCAGCGCGACCCCAAGAGCTACTTCGAGCACGCGGTGGCGGAACTGGAATCCGGCCCGCTCACCCGCAAGCAGCTGTTCGCCAGGCTGTTCCGGGCGCGCGCGTAACCTAGAACTGAAATGCAAGCCGGCCCGCCGCACCGCGTTTTCGACAACGCGCGGCGGGCCGGTGTTTTCTCCATCATCCCTGCCTCCTTGGGCGCGGAGCGGTTTCCCGCCTGCTTCGCGCCGGGCGGTGCCTGCGGCAATGCATGTGGCGAACGGCCAAGTGCATGGTGGCGGCAGCGCGCAAGGTGGCATCCCGCGCCGTCCGTGCGCCCGCGTTCCCCTGCCGGGAAAGGGGCGTGCGGACGGCGCTCCTTTTTTTCGCACGACTTGTGCCGGAACCGGGGCAACGCTAGGATGGAAGCCAAAAGAACCACACGCGGGCCAGCGCGCGGGAGCATGTCCGCGTACCGCAGCAGCCATACGGAGGACGCCGTGAAGGCAGTGAGCATCATCGGGTTCAAGAATTCGGGCAAGACCACCTGCACCGCGCTGCTGGCCGACGCGCTGGAGGCGCGCGGCCTGACCGTGGCCGTGGCCAAGCATACCCACCACAGCCTGGACAAGGCGGAAACCGACACCGCCCGGCTGATGAAGCCGGGGCGCACGGTCATCGGCATTGCCGAGGGCGAGTGCGCGGTGTTCTGGTCCACCCGGCGGCATCTGGCCGACCTGCTGCCGCTGGTGTGTGCCGACGTGTTGCTGGTGGAGGGGGGCAAGAGCCTTGGCTGGCTGCCGCGCGTGCTGTGCCTGCGCGAGGCGGGCGAGGCCCAGGCCCTGGACAGGGGGCTGGCGCTGGCCACTTTTGGCGGGGTGGGCGCGGAAGGGCTGCCCCGGTTCGACGCGGCCAGCGTGGAGGCGCTGGCGGAACTGGTGGCGGAGCGGGGCTTCGTGCTGCCGGGGCTGGACTGCGGGGCCTGCGGGCAGCAGGACTGTGCCGGGTTTGCCCGCATGGTGGTGGCCCATCAGGCCGTGGCGGGCGACTGCTGTTCCGTGGACGGTCCCCTGTCGGTGACGGTGAACGGGCATCAACTGGGGCTGAACCCCTTCGTGGCCCGCATCGTCTCCGGTGCGCTGAAGGGTATGCTTGCGGAACTGAAGGGCTATTCGCCAGGGGCGGAAGTGGTCATCCGCCTTGCGGAGTAGGAATTGCCGCAAAAGCATGTGTCCACTGCCGTGAAGGATAGTGGATTGTATGCTCTAATATGCCGCTTTCATTCGCTAAAAAAATCACAAAAACCTGCGGCGAAATGCTGGACTCCTGCCGGGAACTCGACTAAGCAGGAATTGTGTCTGGTTGGTTGCACAGTCTGTGTGCCAGCCGGACCCGCGCCGCAGCAACTGCCGTGTCCGGCTTCGGGCCGGGGCGGGTGGTGTCAAGGCGACCGCGACATGGGCACGGTCATGGCGGTGCCCATGCATGGAGAGACGAGAGTACCCACGCCCCCAACGGCGGGCCGCCGCCCTGCCGGGGGCGATTTGAGAGACGAGAACAACGGGGCCAATGCTCCCGGCCCCGCCGATCATGCCTGTTCGGTTCTCCCTCTTGCCCTGCGGGGCCAGGGACGCCCACACCCCTGGCCCCACCCTCTCCTCCCTGCCGTGACCTTTGGTGAACGGCGCGAATTTCCATATCGCCTGCCTCCACATGGCGAATCCGCCCTTGCACGGTCCGGTGAGTCGGCAGTCCCGGATCGATACGCGACAGGCGGTGCGCGTCCGCCGCTTCCCGGTTCCGCCCCGGCGGAACAGGCGAGACGACGCAGGACAGGCCCGGTGCCCCGTGCACCGGGCCTGTTGCCTTTTCCGCCCCCTCCGGTTTTTCCCCGGACTTCGGGCTGTGTCTCCATCCGCCTGTATCCTGTTTCATTCGGCCCGCGTGCCGCCGCATCTCGTCCCGCCCTGCCTTTCTGCCTGGTCGCAGTGCGATGCGTAGTGGTATGCATCAGGTGCCAAGGTATCCTTATGGGTACAATGGAACAGAATGGTGCGTACTTGTGTCAAGCGCGTCAGCTGCTATTTCGTCATGTACATGCCATCCGGACCGAACAGTCGCCACGCGGCGGCCCGGCAACGCCCGTTCCGGGCATGGCGTGGCGTGGCGAACAGGAGACAGCGAAATGATAGGCAGACGCAGGTTCATGCAGGGGGCGATGCTGGCTGTGGCGGGTACGGTGCTGGGCAAGGTGGTGCCCCCGGCCGTGGCGGCACCCGTGCCCAGGGTGGGGCGGCAGGCCCCCGGCTATTTTCGCATGCTGCTGGGCGATGTGGAGGTTACCGCACTGTACGATGGCGGCGTGGGCATTTCTTCCAAGCTGCTGCATGGCGCGACGGAGTCCGAGGTGAACAGGCTGCTGGACGACGCGTATATTGATCCGCAGGCAGGTATCCCCGCGTCCATCAATGCGTTTCTCGTCAACACCGGGCGCAACCTGATCCTTGTGGATACCGGGGTGGGGACCTACTTCGGCGACAAGGCCGGGCTGCTGCCGCAGAGTCTGGTCGAGGCCGGGTACCGTCCCGAACAGGTGGACACCGTGCTGCTCACCCATCTGCATTCCGACCATGCCCTGGGGTTGGTGGATGGGGCGGGCAAGCCGCTGTTCACCGGGGCCGAGGTGCGCGTGCACGAGGCGGAAGTGGCCTACTGGCTCAGCCCCGGCGCGGAAAATCGCGTCACCGAAGGGCAGCGCGTGGTGTTGCCCGCGCTGCGCGCCGCAGTCGAGCCGTACCGCGCCGCCGGGTCGCTGCGCCCCTTCAAGGCTGGCGAACCAACGGTGCCCGGAGTGGCGGCGGAACCCATCCTTGGCCATACGCCGGGACACTACGGGTTCCGCATCGGATCGGGCGGGGCCAGCCTGCTGTGCTGGGGCGACGTGGTGCACTGCATGGATGTGCAGTTTCCCCGCCCGGCGGTGACCATCGACTTCGACGCGGACCAGGCCAAGGCCTTTCCCGCACGCCAGAAGGTCCTGGCTCGCGCTGCCCGCGAGCGGCACTGGGTGGCCGGGGCTCATCTGCCGTTTCCGGGCATCGGCCGCGTGCGGGCAAGGGATGGCGGCTATTCCTGGCTGCCCGCCCCGTATGCGGCCCTGCCCGTGGGGTAGGGGGGCGACCGGACACGCCAGACACGCTCGGACACGCCAGACACGCCCAGGCAGGCCCAGGCAGGCCCAAGCAGGCCCAGGCAGGCCCAGACAGGCCCTGACGGGGTGTGCTGTGCGGAACATCCTTCGCAAGATGAACGGGGCATGGCCGGGAGTTGCCGGCCATGCCCCGTGTGCATGCAAAGACGCAAGGTGGAGGGCTAGCGCTTGCCGCCGTCCATCTGCTGGATGATCGACCGCAGCCGCTGGGCCATCTGCGCCAGGGCGCGAACGGCCTCGCTGGCCGCCTCCATGCCCCGTGCCGATTCGCTGGCCACGTCGTTGACCTCGGTGACGGCCCGG
This DNA window, taken from Nitratidesulfovibrio sp., encodes the following:
- a CDS encoding MBL fold metallo-hydrolase, which codes for MIGRRRFMQGAMLAVAGTVLGKVVPPAVAAPVPRVGRQAPGYFRMLLGDVEVTALYDGGVGISSKLLHGATESEVNRLLDDAYIDPQAGIPASINAFLVNTGRNLILVDTGVGTYFGDKAGLLPQSLVEAGYRPEQVDTVLLTHLHSDHALGLVDGAGKPLFTGAEVRVHEAEVAYWLSPGAENRVTEGQRVVLPALRAAVEPYRAAGSLRPFKAGEPTVPGVAAEPILGHTPGHYGFRIGSGGASLLCWGDVVHCMDVQFPRPAVTIDFDADQAKAFPARQKVLARAARERHWVAGAHLPFPGIGRVRARDGGYSWLPAPYAALPVG
- a CDS encoding 4Fe-4S dicluster domain-containing protein: MGKMFFIDLTRCTGCRGCQIACKQWKNLPAEETRNTGSHQNPPDLSYVTLKTVRFEEGVFDKKMDWLFFPEQCRHCVEPPCKGQADVDLEGAVLKDEATGAVIFTELTAKVDGEMVRSACPYDIPRRDAATGLLSKCDMCNDRVQNGLLPACVKTCPTGCMNFGDEADMTELANKRLAEVKKKHPKAVLGDPNDVRVVYLFQRDPKSYFEHAVAELESGPLTRKQLFARLFRARA
- a CDS encoding molybdopterin-guanine dinucleotide biosynthesis protein MobB; translated protein: MSAYRSSHTEDAVKAVSIIGFKNSGKTTCTALLADALEARGLTVAVAKHTHHSLDKAETDTARLMKPGRTVIGIAEGECAVFWSTRRHLADLLPLVCADVLLVEGGKSLGWLPRVLCLREAGEAQALDRGLALATFGGVGAEGLPRFDAASVEALAELVAERGFVLPGLDCGACGQQDCAGFARMVVAHQAVAGDCCSVDGPLSVTVNGHQLGLNPFVARIVSGALKGMLAELKGYSPGAEVVIRLAE